A section of the Diabrotica virgifera virgifera chromosome 8, PGI_DIABVI_V3a genome encodes:
- the LOC126890781 gene encoding uncharacterized protein LOC126890781, protein MDVEKLITLIYEKKPLRDMTDKSYHMRDINRKLWQEVAVEMNTTVDGVKNKWRGLRDTFRKEFNKSKKQKCGDGAESVVTSKWPYYKILLFLSKTVERRNLHGNISPQEESNNNSSSESESTLEAADNAYSQSTIQESSQQIVNTDIHQPSTSGNKFTSTFRTPSRTTLQSKKNTKNRLKYAKNSETNSVDDKFLEIERAKLEILSQHKNREDSDSERQFLLSLLPFLKAVPQDRQLLVRSKLQQVFLEEEQLSTRDVAGAAYRSNETITSTPLPSPMSYTDTDSSRASFYCNDLVSTPHHSSSLQNTESFGVSQ, encoded by the exons ATGGAtgttgaaaaattaattactttaatttatgaaaaaaagCCTCTGAGGGATATGACCGACAAATCATATCACATGAGAGACATAAATAGAAAATTGTGGCAAGAAGTGGCAGTTGAAATGAATACTACGG ttgATGGAGTAAAAAATAAATGGAGGGGGCTGCGAGACACATTCCGAAAGGAATTCAACAAGTCGAAAAAACAGAAATGTGGAGATGGTGCAGAATCGGTAGTTACCTCCAAATGGCCATATTACAAAATACTGTTGTTTTTATCTAAAACTGTTGAGCGACGTAACCTGCATGGCAATATATCTCCGCAAGAGGAAAGCAATAACAACTCTTCTTCCGAGTCAGAATCGACATTGGAAGCTGCAGACAATGCATACTCTCAATCAACCATTCAGGAGTCATCACAACAAATTGTAAATACAGATATACACCAGCCATCCACATCAGGTAATAAGTTTACAAGTACATtcagaacacctagtagaacaactttgcaaagtaagaaaaacacaaaaaatcgtcTGAAATATGCTAAGAATTCCGAGACAAATTCAGTAGACGACAAGTTCCTCGAAATAGAAAGAGCCAAATTGGAAATATTGTCCCAACATAAAAATAGAGAAGACAGTGACAGTGAACGCCAATTCCTACTGAGTCTCCTACCCTTTTTAAAGGCTGTACCTCAAGATCGACAATTGCTGGTGAGAAGTAAGTTGCAGCAAGTATTTCTTGAAGAAGAACAATTATCTACAAGAGACGTGGCCGGAGCAGCATATCGTTCCAATGAAACAATTACATCAACACCGTTGCCTTCTCCAATGTCTTACACGGACACCGATTCCTCCAGAGCGTCATTCTATTGTAATGACTTAGTATCAACACCACATCATTCTTCATCTTTGCAAAATACAGAATCTTTCGGGGTCTCACAATAA